Genomic window (Nitrososphaerales archaeon):
CCTCAAATCCACGGGCTTGCAAAAGCGGCAGGTTTGCAGAGGATGTTGTGGCGAATGCTATGTATCCATCGCTAGTTCTTATCTTGTGTGATACATGCACATTATCCAAGTTTTCCATGCTCTTTCCCTTGATCATGATCCTAACAGCATCTGGGTTGTATGATATGTTGGAGGCAGAAAGATCTAGCAGGTCTGAATTGATCCTAAGCGTGATATCAGTTGGTATTACGTTGCCTAGGGTATCATACTCGTATAACGCATATACTTCAGGCGTATACTGCAGAAATGTACCTGCAAGAACAGAAACCAGTATAATGGAAATTATCTTGCATTGCATAAGCGGAATATACACGTCATATTTTGAATACACACTATTTTTATTCTTATCTTATCTAGCAAGACAACAATTTATAATAAAAGGGAAAAGCGAGAGAACTAGAGAACCTTGAAGGTTGTTTCTGCTGTTGCCTTTGGCTGACTAACCTTCAAAATGTACGTGCCACTCTCAGCATTGTGTAGCACATGTAGGGTTTTGAAGTTACCTATCACATCTGTTTGGTCTCCAATCTTTATCTTTTGTCCAGATGGCGTGTATATAGTTATAGTTATCTTTGAGTTGGGATCTAGAACGCCAGATATGAACATCTTTTCTCCCTTCTTATAGAATACCTTGTCTGTAGTAACCGTTACAATTCTTGCGTTTTGCATGTACATGGTAGCGTCTGAGCTATCTGCTGTCTGCCTAACTACAACTCTAGCATTATCCATTCCCAAAATTGACCCGTTTCTATCCTTTGCCAGCCATGAAATTATGGAATTAACCTGCTGAGATTTTATGAAGAAGATCTCCCTTCCGTTGGGCGGAATGGCAGTTATTGATGACAGCGTTACCTGATTGCTAGAATCCTTGCTGACCTTCCATCCATCTCGTTCTGCCGAGTCTATC
Coding sequences:
- a CDS encoding T9SS type A sorting domain-containing protein is translated as MKSVGILAVSLGAVLLLSVMPNLSYAESGIQVYAKEKQGLILLVVKNAKNSNIHELKVTFLDGTIDSAERDGWKVSKDSSNQVTLSSITAIPPNGREIFFIKSQQVNSIISWLAKDRNGSILGMDNARVVVRQTADSSDATMYMQNARIVTVTTDKVFYKKGEKMFISGVLDPNSKITITIYTPSGQKIKIGDQTDVIGNFKTLHVLHNAESGTYILKVSQPKATAETTFKVL